The proteins below are encoded in one region of Misgurnus anguillicaudatus chromosome 24, ASM2758022v2, whole genome shotgun sequence:
- the slc46a1 gene encoding proton-coupled folate transporter codes for MESSDTSAILPEDSSDSGQSSEVCCCCLRVPEGAKPPPCSCPFFVTVEPVMFLSMFSIVLQTPLYMQYLWDRISEDVGYNGSKAGGCNASIIDDPLEKEVETLTAHWNLYINLGGFLVGLFTVTLLGSWSDHAGRRPVLIIPSLGLAVQAAVYLIVMYLKLPVYWFLIGRIFSGLSGDFNAILAGCFSYVADISGRGSRTFRVAILEACLGIAGMFASIIGGHWRKAQGYINPFWLVLATNLAAALYAYLFVPESVTPDPDAKLLSTRHHRAVYRLYTSNEQQGRRTNLWLYTCCFFLLVSVHLGCRELYVLYELSAPLCWGSELIGYGSAANNLTYLTSLIGLKLMKYCLKDFWVALVALTSNITGLIVISVANTTAIMFTGYGLCFLSMACTPVLRSKLSKLVDPSEQGALFASVACVEGLCSLVSSAVFNSLYPATLHFMRGFPFLFGALVLVIPAAVIGGLGCQEKRRNSESSGTS; via the exons ATGGAGAGTTCAGACACCAGCGCTATTCTTCCGGAGGACTCTTCAGATTCGGGTCAATCTAGCGAagtctgttgttgttgtttaaggGTGCCCGAGGGTGCCAAACCTCCACCTTGCTCGTGTCCGTTTTTCGTGACCGTGGAGCCCGTTATGTTCTTGTCTATGTTCTCCATAGTTCTCCAAACGCCCCTATACATGCAGTACCTGTGGGATCGTATAAGTGAAGATGTGGGTTATAATGGATCAAAAGCAGGAGGGTGTAATGCTTCGATTATTGACGACCCTTTAGAGAAG GAAGTGGAGACACTGACAGCCCACTGGAACCTGTATATCAATTTGGGTGGATTTCTTGTTGGCCTGTTTACTGTGACCTTACTGGGCTCATGGAGTGACCACGCAGGTCGGCGTCCGGTTCTGATCATCCCTTCCTTAGGCTTGGCTGTCCAGGCGGCTGTATATCTGATCGTAATGTATTTAAAGCTGCCCGTGTACTGGTTTCTCATCGGACGGATTTTCAGCGGCCTATCTGGGGACTTTAATGCCATTTTGGCTGGATGCTTTTCTTATGTGGCCGACATTAGTGGCAGGGGCTCACGCACCTTTCGCGTGGCAATACTAGAAGCTTGTCTGGGAATAGCTGGCATGTTTGCCAGTATCATTGGAGGACATTGGCGTAAGGCGCAGGG GTATATCAACCCTTTCTGGCTTGTTTTGGCCACAAACTTAGCAGCGGCTCTGTACGCCTACCTCTTTGTGCCTGAATCTGTTACCCCTGACCCAGATGCAAAACTCCTCTCCACCAGGCATCATCGGGCTGTCTACCGCCTCTACACATCTAATGAACAGCAGGGACGCAGGACTAACCTGTGGCTTTATACTTGCTGCTTCTTTTTGTTGGTGTCTGTACATTTAGGTTGCAGGGAGCTTTACGTGCTCTATGAATTGAGCGCTCCACTTTGTTGGGGTTCAGAGCTGATTGGCTATGGCTCTGCAGCCAATAATTTGACTTATCTCACCAGCCTGATTGGTCTCAAGCTTATGAAGTACTGTTTAAAGGACTTCTGGGTGGCTTTAGTGGCCCTTACTTCAAACATCACCGGCCTGATTGTAATTTCGGTCGCAAACACCACAGCTATAATGTTCACAG GATATGGTCTGTGTTTCCTTTCCATGGCCTGCACTCCGGTGCTGAGATCTAAACTGTCCAAGCTAGTGGATCCTTCAGAACAAG GGGCTCTTTTTGCATCGGTGGCGTGTGTTGAAGGTCTGTGCTCACTAGTGTCTAGTGCAGTTTTTAACTCCTTGTATCCGGCTACCCTACACTTCATGAGGGGTTTCCCCTTCCTTTTTGGGGCTTTGGTTCTCGTCATTCCTGCTGCAGTGATTGG GGGCTTGGGTTGTCAAGAGAAGAGGAGGAACAGCGAAAGCTCTGGTACATCCTGA